The following coding sequences are from one Formosa haliotis window:
- a CDS encoding ABC transporter permease: MSDKSQSLKYLALQKFKHNFWGVFSLGFIVLVGLISVFAYVLAPDHSQHANQMHLSIHSKKPGFTVDMLTVPSKIVNKQSALDKIFFGTINTETEIPISKYIIQNSSLSYTEYASDGLIGEEKVLDLSSFSETEISSLVASKSFYLGTDKYGRDVLSRILVGARISFFIGFVAVFISLIIGLVLGSLAGYYGGKVDALIMWVINVTWSIPTLLLVIAITLALGKGFWQVFIAVGLTMWVEVARVVRGQIISAKEMQYVTAARALGFNDYRIITKHILPNIMAPVIVICAANFASAILIESGLSFLGIGAQPPMASWGAMIKDHYNYIILGKPYLAVIPGLCIMSLVMAFMLIGNALRDALDVKS; the protein is encoded by the coding sequence ATGAGTGATAAGTCACAGTCGTTAAAATATTTAGCGCTCCAAAAATTTAAACACAATTTTTGGGGCGTTTTTAGTTTAGGTTTTATTGTTTTAGTAGGGTTAATTTCTGTTTTTGCTTATGTTTTAGCGCCAGATCATTCACAGCATGCTAACCAGATGCATTTATCTATTCACTCTAAAAAGCCAGGATTTACGGTAGATATGCTTACGGTGCCATCAAAAATTGTAAATAAACAAAGCGCTTTAGATAAAATTTTCTTCGGAACAATAAATACGGAGACCGAAATTCCAATCTCAAAATATATTATTCAAAATTCAAGTTTAAGCTATACAGAATACGCTTCAGATGGGTTAATTGGGGAAGAAAAAGTATTGGATTTATCCTCTTTTTCAGAAACAGAAATCTCAAGCTTAGTCGCTTCAAAATCGTTCTATTTGGGCACAGATAAATACGGTCGCGATGTATTAAGTCGTATTTTGGTTGGGGCTAGAATTTCATTTTTCATAGGTTTTGTAGCTGTATTTATTTCTTTAATTATAGGTTTGGTTTTAGGCAGTTTGGCAGGATATTACGGTGGTAAGGTCGATGCGCTTATTATGTGGGTTATAAATGTAACCTGGTCTATTCCTACCTTATTATTAGTTATAGCGATAACATTGGCCTTAGGAAAAGGCTTCTGGCAAGTGTTTATTGCTGTAGGTTTAACCATGTGGGTAGAAGTGGCACGTGTGGTTCGCGGACAAATTATAAGTGCTAAGGAAATGCAGTATGTAACCGCAGCAAGAGCCTTAGGTTTTAACGATTATCGAATTATTACTAAGCATATTTTACCAAATATAATGGCACCTGTTATTGTAATTTGTGCGGCTAATTTTGCGTCGGCCATATTAATAGAAAGTGGACTTAGTTTCTTGGGTATAGGCGCACAGCCACCTATGGCAAGTTGGGGTGCTATGATAAAAGATCATTACAACTATATTATATTAGGAAAGCCGTATTTAGCAGTAATTCCAGGACTTTGTATAATGAGTTTAGTAATGGCATTTATGTTAATAGGAAATGCCTTAAGAGATGCTTTAGACGTAAAAAGTTAA
- a CDS encoding carboxy terminal-processing peptidase, producing MKRNYRYLVLLLLLAFASCSFTTKTFNNPDKDKLLIQVITYVLERGHFDPKTLDDNFSEDVFNNYLKAIDPLKRYFYESDIKEFEKYKDNIDDQLKEYDITFFNVTHERLIQRIEESKTLYKEVLNAPFDYTVDEEFNADYNEKPYAKSKKEMKDRWRKQLKFTSIANYDDLQTEEHLKKQKDPAYTLKSNDDMEKESRASTLKNLDNYYTDYIDDLERNDWFAMYVNSVVEEFDPHTFYFAPEDKDRFDQQMSGKLEGIGARLQKKMDNTKIMELISGGPAWRGKELEVGDIILKVRQEGEKDAVNIVGMRLDDAIKFIKGPKGTKVILTVKKVDGTTKEISIVRDVVELEETYAKSSLVTKEDIKYGVINLPKFYVDFENYNNRNAASDIKIEIDRLKEAGMEGLVLDLRNNGGGSLQTVVDMAGLFIKDGPIVQVRSTGEPKEILRDKDESIEWDGPLVILVNELSASASEILAAAMQDYKRAIIIGSKQTYGKGTVQNVLDLNNLVRNNSNGDLGALKLTTQKFYRINGGSTQLEGVKSDVIVPDRYSFIDIGEKDQVNPLPWDKIAAADYTVWGNYFDYDSTIQKSKDRMSNNEQLKLIEENAKWIKLKMDVNTFSLNYDKYKEKLELNEAEAKRFDKISNYKSNLTYSSLPYEEALFVKDSTLREKRDRWHESLTQDVYVEEAVNVLQDLKLSYTIKKDVANVKN from the coding sequence ATGAAAAGGAATTATAGATATTTAGTTTTACTGTTGTTATTAGCATTCGCTTCTTGCAGTTTTACTACCAAAACATTCAACAATCCAGATAAGGATAAATTATTAATACAAGTTATTACTTATGTGCTTGAACGCGGTCATTTCGACCCTAAAACTTTAGATGATAATTTTTCTGAAGACGTTTTTAATAATTATTTAAAGGCCATAGATCCTTTAAAACGTTATTTCTACGAATCGGACATCAAAGAATTTGAAAAGTATAAAGATAATATTGACGATCAATTAAAAGAGTACGATATTACTTTTTTTAATGTAACTCACGAGCGTTTAATTCAGAGAATAGAAGAGTCTAAAACCTTGTATAAAGAGGTTTTAAATGCACCTTTCGATTATACGGTAGATGAAGAATTCAATGCAGACTACAACGAGAAACCGTACGCGAAGTCTAAAAAGGAGATGAAAGATCGTTGGAGAAAGCAACTTAAATTTACTTCTATAGCGAATTACGACGATTTACAAACCGAGGAGCATCTTAAAAAACAAAAGGATCCAGCGTATACGTTAAAGTCTAACGATGACATGGAAAAAGAATCGAGAGCTTCTACCTTAAAAAATCTAGATAATTATTACACAGATTATATAGACGATTTAGAGCGTAATGATTGGTTTGCTATGTATGTAAATTCGGTTGTTGAAGAATTCGATCCACATACCTTTTACTTTGCTCCAGAAGATAAAGACCGTTTCGACCAACAAATGTCTGGTAAGTTAGAAGGAATTGGGGCTAGACTTCAGAAAAAAATGGACAATACCAAGATTATGGAATTAATTTCTGGTGGTCCAGCTTGGAGAGGAAAAGAGTTAGAGGTAGGAGATATTATTCTTAAAGTTCGTCAAGAAGGGGAAAAGGATGCCGTAAATATAGTTGGTATGCGTTTAGACGATGCCATTAAATTTATAAAAGGTCCTAAAGGCACAAAAGTGATTCTTACCGTAAAAAAGGTTGATGGTACAACAAAAGAAATTTCTATTGTTAGAGATGTGGTAGAGCTTGAAGAGACTTATGCGAAATCATCATTAGTTACTAAAGAGGATATCAAGTATGGGGTAATCAATCTTCCTAAATTTTACGTAGATTTTGAAAATTATAACAACAGAAATGCAGCTTCCGATATTAAAATCGAGATTGATCGTTTAAAAGAAGCGGGTATGGAAGGTTTGGTTTTAGATCTTAGAAATAATGGAGGAGGATCTTTACAAACTGTTGTAGATATGGCTGGATTATTTATTAAAGATGGTCCAATTGTACAAGTGCGCTCTACAGGCGAGCCTAAAGAAATTCTTAGAGATAAAGATGAATCTATAGAATGGGATGGGCCATTAGTTATTTTAGTAAACGAATTATCGGCTTCTGCTTCCGAGATTTTAGCAGCTGCTATGCAGGATTATAAACGTGCTATTATTATAGGTAGTAAACAAACGTATGGTAAAGGTACCGTTCAAAATGTATTAGATTTAAATAACTTAGTACGTAATAATAGCAATGGCGATTTAGGAGCGTTGAAATTAACCACTCAAAAATTCTACCGTATTAACGGAGGGTCTACTCAATTAGAAGGAGTAAAGAGTGATGTTATTGTTCCAGACCGTTATAGTTTTATAGATATTGGAGAAAAGGATCAAGTAAATCCGCTACCATGGGATAAAATTGCTGCCGCAGATTATACGGTATGGGGAAATTATTTCGATTACGATTCTACTATACAAAAGAGTAAAGATCGTATGAGCAATAATGAGCAATTAAAATTAATTGAAGAGAATGCAAAATGGATTAAACTAAAAATGGATGTAAATACCTTTAGTTTAAACTACGATAAATACAAAGAAAAGTTAGAGCTTAATGAGGCTGAAGCTAAGCGATTTGATAAAATATCGAATTACAAATCGAATTTAACGTATTCATCATTACCATACGAAGAAGCCCTATTTGTAAAGGATTCAACGTTAAGAGAAAAACGCGATCGCTGGCACGAAAGTTTAACACAAGATGTTTATGTAGAAGAAGCTGTTAATGTGCTTCAAGACTTAAAACTGTCATATACCATTAAAAAGGACGTGGCAAATGTGAAAAATTAA
- the surE gene encoding 5'/3'-nucleotidase SurE has translation MSKKPLILVVNDDGITAPGIRTLIKIMNTIGDVVVVAPDSPQSGMGHAITVDSTLYVEKIHIDNGPQSEYSCSGTPADCVKLGVREILKRKPDLCVSGINHGSNSSINVIYSGTMSAAIEAGIEGIPAIGFSLLDFNWNANFEHAESFIKTITERALKNGLPEGVVLNVNIPNKNKKDIKGIRVCRQAKANWVEKFDKRQSPMGKDYYWLAGKFVNLDQGEDTDEWALENNYVSVVPVQFDLTAYQSIKQINTWNLND, from the coding sequence ATGTCTAAAAAACCACTTATCCTGGTTGTAAACGACGACGGCATTACTGCACCGGGGATAAGAACTCTTATAAAAATAATGAATACCATTGGAGATGTTGTAGTTGTCGCTCCAGATAGTCCACAAAGTGGAATGGGCCATGCCATAACAGTAGATTCTACTTTATATGTAGAAAAAATTCATATCGACAACGGTCCTCAATCGGAGTACAGTTGTTCGGGAACCCCTGCCGACTGTGTTAAACTTGGGGTTCGCGAAATTTTAAAGCGTAAACCAGACCTTTGTGTTTCTGGTATTAATCACGGCTCCAACTCATCTATCAATGTTATTTACTCGGGAACCATGAGTGCCGCTATTGAAGCTGGTATTGAAGGGATTCCTGCCATTGGATTTTCTTTACTTGACTTCAATTGGAATGCTAATTTTGAGCATGCCGAATCTTTCATAAAAACGATTACAGAACGTGCCTTAAAAAATGGTTTACCCGAAGGTGTTGTCCTGAATGTTAATATTCCGAATAAAAATAAAAAAGATATTAAAGGGATTCGGGTTTGCCGACAAGCTAAAGCCAATTGGGTGGAGAAATTCGATAAGCGCCAAAGTCCGATGGGAAAAGATTATTACTGGCTGGCTGGTAAGTTTGTAAATTTAGATCAAGGTGAAGATACAGACGAATGGGCGTTAGAAAATAATTATGTTTCTGTTGTGCCTGTACAATTCGATTTAACAGCGTACCAAAGCATTAAACAAATTAATACTTGGAATTTAAATGATTAA
- the lpxB gene encoding lipid-A-disaccharide synthase produces the protein MKYYIIAGEASGDLHGSNLMKALQKEDINADFRFWGGDLMQHVGGTLVSHYKERSFMGFSEVIMNLSKIFKAISFCKQDILQYQPDVIIFIDNSGFNLRIAKWAKANNFTTNYYISPQVWASRAGRVKDIKRDIDAMYVILPFVKPFYETYDYDVTFVGHPLIDAISDRTQVDEYEFRAEHGLSTLPIIAILPGSRKQEISKMLTVMLSIIDDYPKYQFVIAGAPSQDFSFYQTFIKNTNVSFVNNKTYDLLSVSYAALVTSGTATLETALFKVPQVVCYKASWLSYQIGRRIVTLKYISLVNLIMDKPIVTELIQDDFNSENLKKELNLILNPYERTKFFINYYDLEKKLGGKGASQKAASLIYKALKSNT, from the coding sequence ATGAAATATTACATTATTGCAGGAGAAGCTTCGGGAGATTTACACGGCTCGAATTTAATGAAAGCGTTACAGAAAGAAGACATTAACGCTGACTTTAGATTTTGGGGAGGCGATCTTATGCAACATGTAGGTGGTACTTTAGTAAGCCATTATAAGGAACGTTCCTTTATGGGGTTTTCTGAGGTTATCATGAATTTATCTAAAATTTTTAAAGCCATATCTTTCTGTAAACAAGATATACTGCAATACCAACCAGACGTTATTATTTTTATAGACAATTCTGGTTTTAATTTGCGTATTGCCAAATGGGCCAAAGCAAATAACTTCACTACCAACTATTATATTTCGCCACAAGTTTGGGCCTCTAGAGCGGGACGCGTTAAAGATATTAAACGCGACATCGATGCCATGTATGTTATTTTGCCGTTTGTAAAACCGTTTTATGAAACCTATGATTACGATGTTACCTTTGTAGGACACCCATTAATTGATGCTATTTCTGACCGAACTCAGGTTGATGAATATGAATTTAGAGCAGAGCACGGATTAAGCACTTTACCAATTATTGCCATACTTCCCGGAAGCAGAAAGCAAGAAATAAGCAAGATGCTTACCGTTATGCTTAGTATTATTGACGATTATCCAAAATATCAATTTGTTATTGCAGGAGCACCTAGTCAGGATTTTAGTTTTTACCAAACCTTTATTAAGAACACAAATGTTAGTTTTGTTAATAATAAAACCTACGATTTACTAAGTGTCTCTTACGCTGCATTAGTAACCTCTGGTACAGCAACACTAGAAACCGCTTTGTTTAAAGTACCACAAGTGGTTTGCTATAAAGCCAGTTGGTTGTCTTACCAAATAGGGAGACGAATTGTAACTTTAAAATATATTTCATTAGTGAATTTAATCATGGATAAACCTATAGTTACCGAACTTATTCAAGATGATTTTAATTCTGAAAATTTAAAAAAAGAACTCAACCTCATTTTAAACCCTTACGAACGCACCAAATTCTTTATTAATTATTACGATTTAGAAAAGAAACTTGGCGGTAAAGGTGCAAGCCAAAAAGCAGCAAGCCTCATTTACAAAGCCCTAAAATCAAACACCTAA
- a CDS encoding C40 family peptidase has translation MHKSVVILCLLLIVSSCKSSKKSTSSRPASSPQVSVSPTQNSDTGNDDVVVLAPENYDDLKRIGIEIVDYAKQFEGVRYKFGGTTKKGMDCSGLVFESFKAYNINLPRVSRDMAKEGVKIDIDDVKVGDLLFFHTNPNRKTINHVGLVVSSRTGNVEFIHSTTSKGVITSSLAERYWYYSFKEARRIL, from the coding sequence ATGCATAAATCCGTAGTTATACTTTGCTTACTTCTTATTGTAAGCAGCTGTAAATCTTCTAAAAAATCTACTAGCTCTAGACCTGCCTCGTCACCCCAAGTTTCAGTTTCGCCTACGCAAAACAGTGATACCGGAAATGATGATGTTGTGGTTTTAGCTCCCGAGAACTACGACGATTTAAAGCGCATAGGTATAGAGATCGTAGATTATGCCAAACAGTTTGAAGGTGTACGTTATAAATTTGGAGGCACTACAAAAAAAGGCATGGATTGTTCGGGTTTAGTATTCGAGTCTTTTAAAGCCTACAATATTAATTTACCTCGAGTTTCTCGCGACATGGCTAAAGAAGGCGTAAAAATAGATATTGATGATGTTAAGGTGGGCGATTTATTATTCTTTCATACCAACCCAAACCGAAAAACCATTAATCATGTTGGTTTAGTGGTTTCTTCTCGAACTGGGAATGTAGAATTTATTCACTCTACAACAAGCAAAGGTGTTATAACCTCTTCTTTAGCAGAACGTTACTGGTATTATTCTTTTAAAGAGGCGCGCAGAATTCTCTAA
- a CDS encoding ComEC/Rec2 family competence protein: protein MKLFSFILVKLTLLIILGICFGHAYNIPLFWSLLACALLLVLLGSIWFSHKTNFKPPASFGITAFILTFFIGVFTVNVHNEKLQKSHYSRLNTESNKITIKIREVLKPNAYYDKYIVEILKINNEKVTGTSLLNIKKDTLTRQFKIDDVFLTTEKFQEITPPLNPNQFDYKAYLERRYIYHQIVASPNQLLKLAHNHTSLLGVAYKVNTFVRDRLQQYSFGNDQLAVLHALLLGQRQDLSETLYKNYTKAGAVHILAVSGLHVGILLLILNFLFKPIERVTHGKVIKTICIVALMWCFAFLTGLSPSVSRATLMFTLVAISLNSNRPTNIYNTLAISAFLLLLWNPLLLYDVGFQLSYLAVLSIVTFQPLFYKLWIPKHKLTNILWNTTTVTFAAQIGVLPVSLFYFHQFPGLFFLSNLIIVPLLGYILGFGILVNVLATLQLLPPLLVLILNKTIGFMNGFVTWVASQDQFIFDSISIKLNSVLAIYLLILCLIYVYTTPKFKSVAFVLLACITLQLTFIYNRWQVQSQEWILFHKNRESILAERKAYSLFIHSTSDSSLATKQYPLKSYIISNEIKRTATTPLKSVYNVLDKRLLVVDSSAVYTIKGFNPHYIVLSNSPKVNLNRLIDSLVPKQIIADGSNYKSYISRWETTCKNKKIPFYQTGKKGAFLFNR, encoded by the coding sequence ATGAAGTTGTTTAGCTTTATACTTGTAAAACTAACGCTCCTTATAATACTAGGTATTTGTTTTGGCCATGCCTATAACATTCCCTTATTTTGGAGTTTACTTGCTTGCGCCTTACTACTTGTATTGTTAGGCAGCATTTGGTTTTCTCATAAGACTAACTTTAAACCTCCTGCTTCTTTTGGAATTACAGCTTTTATTTTAACCTTCTTCATCGGGGTTTTCACCGTAAATGTACATAACGAAAAACTTCAAAAAAGCCATTATTCTCGGCTAAATACTGAATCAAACAAAATAACAATTAAAATTCGAGAGGTATTAAAACCTAATGCTTATTACGACAAATACATTGTTGAAATTTTAAAAATTAATAATGAAAAGGTTACAGGCACATCTTTACTAAATATTAAAAAAGATACACTAACCCGCCAATTTAAGATTGATGACGTTTTCTTAACAACTGAAAAATTTCAAGAGATTACACCACCTTTAAATCCCAATCAATTTGATTATAAAGCCTATTTAGAACGGCGGTATATTTATCATCAAATAGTTGCTAGCCCAAATCAGTTACTAAAATTAGCACATAACCATACAAGCCTTCTAGGAGTTGCTTATAAGGTGAATACTTTTGTACGAGACCGCTTACAACAATATAGTTTTGGTAACGATCAGTTAGCGGTATTACACGCTTTATTACTGGGGCAACGGCAAGACCTTTCGGAAACCTTGTATAAAAATTACACGAAAGCAGGCGCAGTACACATCTTGGCTGTATCGGGTTTACACGTTGGTATTTTACTTCTTATTCTAAATTTCCTCTTCAAACCCATAGAACGTGTAACACATGGAAAAGTTATTAAAACAATTTGCATTGTTGCCTTAATGTGGTGTTTTGCTTTTTTAACAGGGTTATCTCCTTCGGTTTCCAGAGCTACGCTTATGTTTACATTAGTAGCCATAAGTTTAAATTCTAACAGACCCACTAATATTTATAATACTCTGGCTATTTCGGCCTTTTTATTATTACTATGGAATCCACTACTCCTTTACGATGTCGGATTTCAATTAAGCTATTTGGCGGTATTAAGTATTGTTACCTTTCAACCTCTTTTTTATAAGCTATGGATCCCGAAACATAAACTAACCAATATCCTCTGGAATACCACAACGGTAACTTTTGCAGCACAAATTGGGGTTTTACCCGTTAGCCTATTTTATTTTCATCAATTTCCCGGACTTTTTTTCCTTTCTAATTTAATTATTGTGCCGTTACTAGGTTATATACTGGGGTTTGGAATTTTAGTAAATGTTCTGGCTACTTTACAACTACTTCCACCGCTATTGGTTCTAATTTTAAACAAAACAATTGGGTTTATGAATGGCTTTGTTACATGGGTTGCGAGTCAGGATCAATTCATTTTTGATTCTATTTCTATTAAACTCAATTCCGTTTTGGCCATATATTTACTAATACTCTGCCTGATTTATGTTTATACAACTCCGAAGTTTAAATCGGTAGCCTTTGTGTTATTGGCTTGCATAACACTACAGCTCACCTTTATTTACAACCGCTGGCAAGTACAATCTCAAGAATGGATATTATTTCATAAAAACAGAGAAAGTATTTTAGCCGAACGAAAGGCCTATTCACTTTTTATACACAGCACATCGGACTCCTCTTTAGCAACAAAACAATATCCGTTAAAAAGCTATATAATTTCCAATGAAATAAAAAGAACAGCTACAACGCCGTTAAAATCTGTATACAATGTTCTCGACAAAAGATTGCTTGTAGTAGATAGTTCGGCGGTGTATACTATTAAAGGGTTTAACCCCCATTATATTGTGCTTAGCAATTCGCCTAAAGTCAATTTAAATCGCTTGATCGATTCCTTAGTTCCGAAACAAATAATTGCAGATGGTAGCAACTACAAATCGTATATAAGTCGTTGGGAAACGACCTGTAAAAACAAAAAAATCCCTTTCTACCAAACAGGTAAAAAGGGCGCTTTTCTTTTTAATAGATGA
- a CDS encoding thioredoxin family protein, giving the protein MLIKKGMFLLVLLCSIGVINAQEIKWMSYNEAVELQKKEPKKMMMDVYTNWCGPCKMLDKNTFGNKDVIDYVNANYYAVKFNAEGDESILFNDVTLGNPHFDPAKTNKRNSVHEFTRKLGVNAYPTIVFFDENGALLAPIRGYQKPQQLELYLKLFKEDKHKEIKTQEEFTSYYESFVPEFVP; this is encoded by the coding sequence ATGTTAATAAAAAAAGGGATGTTCTTATTGGTGCTTTTATGCTCCATAGGAGTTATAAATGCTCAGGAAATAAAATGGATGTCTTATAATGAGGCTGTTGAACTTCAGAAAAAAGAACCTAAGAAAATGATGATGGATGTGTATACCAACTGGTGTGGTCCTTGTAAAATGTTAGACAAAAACACTTTCGGAAATAAGGACGTAATAGACTATGTTAATGCTAATTATTACGCTGTTAAATTTAATGCAGAAGGGGATGAATCTATCTTATTTAACGATGTAACTTTAGGCAATCCTCATTTCGATCCAGCAAAGACAAACAAACGTAATAGTGTACATGAGTTTACAAGAAAGCTTGGGGTGAATGCCTATCCGACGATAGTGTTTTTCGATGAAAACGGTGCACTTTTAGCCCCAATTAGAGGATATCAAAAACCACAACAATTAGAGTTGTATTTAAAGTTGTTTAAAGAGGATAAACATAAAGAGATTAAAACGCAAGAAGAGTTTACAAGCTATTATGAAAGTTTTGTGCCAGAATTTGTGCCATAA
- a CDS encoding peptide MFS transporter → MSTSTTNFRFEGSDMNRKLLMGHPSGLFVLFFTEMWERFSYYGMRAILVLFLTSAIIDGGWAWSREDALGLYGTYTMLVYFSPILGGILADKIFGYRRAVAIGALIMTLGHAAMAFDTPWSLYLGIGLLVAGNGLFKPNITSIINGVYKNAQDKKDGAFTIFYMGVNAGAFLGILLCGYIGESVGWHWGFGLAGVFMFLGMIQFWLAQGIFGRIGLSPSETITFDEEHKENGENTAVEKEEIVSSKVQRDRYIVVGILAFFTIFFWAAFEQAGGSMTIFASDYTNRVLEGNSALAFRIANTLLTVIPLLIITYVLLQLFKITFSKYRVSNLALGLSFAIIWGIVIYMLNEQFSQENTEIPASWFGILNSFYIIAFAPLVSKIWESKYNPPATVKFGMGLVLLGLGFGVLAYGSASIPQGAQTASVSIIWLILAYLLHTLGELSLSPVGLSYVSKLVPAAKIGLMFGLWYIAVGLGNKLAGTMGGLIDKITAAYDMSTFFLIFTVVPIVAGLLVMSLTKVMNKLMHGVR, encoded by the coding sequence ATGAGTACTAGTACAACGAACTTTAGATTTGAAGGTTCCGACATGAACCGAAAATTGTTAATGGGACATCCATCGGGATTGTTCGTCTTATTTTTTACAGAAATGTGGGAGCGTTTTTCCTATTATGGAATGCGTGCCATTTTAGTGTTATTCTTAACATCTGCAATTATTGATGGTGGCTGGGCATGGAGTAGAGAGGATGCCTTAGGACTTTACGGAACCTATACGATGCTTGTTTATTTTTCACCGATTTTAGGAGGGATTTTAGCAGATAAAATATTTGGCTACCGTCGTGCTGTTGCAATAGGGGCATTAATTATGACCTTAGGACATGCGGCAATGGCATTCGATACACCTTGGAGTTTATACTTAGGAATTGGATTATTGGTTGCTGGAAATGGATTATTCAAACCGAATATTACATCTATTATTAATGGTGTTTATAAAAATGCTCAAGATAAAAAAGATGGTGCGTTTACTATTTTTTATATGGGTGTAAATGCAGGTGCATTTTTAGGAATTTTATTATGTGGATACATAGGTGAATCTGTAGGATGGCATTGGGGATTTGGTTTAGCTGGTGTTTTTATGTTCTTAGGAATGATTCAGTTTTGGTTAGCCCAAGGGATTTTTGGAAGAATAGGGCTATCGCCATCAGAAACTATTACCTTCGATGAGGAGCATAAAGAAAATGGAGAAAACACAGCTGTTGAGAAAGAAGAAATAGTGTCTTCTAAGGTTCAAAGAGATCGTTATATTGTGGTTGGGATTTTAGCCTTTTTCACTATTTTCTTTTGGGCCGCTTTCGAGCAGGCTGGTGGATCAATGACTATTTTTGCTTCAGATTATACAAATCGTGTTTTAGAAGGGAACTCTGCTTTAGCATTTAGAATTGCAAATACATTACTTACGGTAATACCATTATTAATAATTACCTACGTGCTATTACAATTGTTTAAAATTACCTTTAGTAAATATCGGGTATCAAATCTTGCATTAGGCTTAAGTTTTGCGATTATTTGGGGAATTGTAATTTACATGTTAAATGAACAATTTTCTCAAGAGAATACCGAAATTCCAGCATCATGGTTCGGTATATTAAATTCATTTTATATTATTGCTTTTGCGCCTTTAGTATCCAAAATATGGGAAAGTAAATACAATCCACCAGCAACCGTTAAATTCGGAATGGGCTTAGTTTTATTAGGTCTTGGTTTTGGGGTTTTAGCATATGGTTCGGCTAGTATTCCGCAGGGAGCTCAAACAGCTTCTGTTAGCATTATTTGGCTAATTCTTGCTTATTTATTGCATACCCTAGGAGAGTTGTCTTTATCTCCAGTAGGCCTATCTTATGTTAGTAAATTAGTGCCAGCTGCTAAAATCGGACTTATGTTTGGATTATGGTATATCGCTGTTGGTCTCGGAAATAAATTAGCAGGGACTATGGGAGGATTAATTGATAAAATTACTGCAGCGTACGATATGAGTACTTTCTTTTTAATTTTTACTGTAGTACCAATAGTAGCAGGCTTACTTGTAATGTCTCTAACTAAAGTCATGAACAAACTGATGCACGGTGTGCGTTAA